The sequence TAAAATAAAATAAGGCTTCAGATTCTATGGTGATTGGATTGTTTGCATCCGTTAAATAGATTTGCTAAGTAGATTGCGTAGTTACACTTAAACAAAAACACTTCAGATGAGAAGATTGCTACTGCTGAGCATCTTATTGGTGTGTGCAACTTGGTCTGCTGGCTGGGCTCAGGAGCGAAAAATTACGGGACGAGTTACCGCGGACGGCGATGGAGGTGCCATACCGGGCGCGTCTATTGTCTTAAAAGGAACCACACGGGGGGCCAACACCGATGCCGAAGGGAACTTCAGCATGATGGTTCCCGAAAAAGGAGGGAAGCTGATTGTCAGCTTTGTCGGCACCGTTACCCAGGAAATTGAAGTGGGCAACCAGTCGGTCGTCAACGTTCGTCTGGTTACGGATGCCCGTCAGTTGAGTGAAGTAGTGGTGACTGGTGTGGGTGTTGCTACCAGCAAGACCAAGCTGGGCATCGCGGTCGAGTCGGTGTCGGCTAAAGACCTGCCGCCTGCACCCACGGCTTCTATCGATCAGGCCTTGGTCGGTAAGATCGCCGGCGCCCAGATCGTATCAGCCAATGGGACGCCGGGAGCACGGGCCAACATTCTGCTGCGCGGCATTAATACCGTAAACCGGGGAACGGCCCCCATCGTCCTGCTCGACGGAATTCAGGTAGGTGCGACCGATCTGAATACGCTGGACCTAAGCAGCATCGACCGCGTGGAAGTGGTGCAGGGGGCAGCGGCATCAACGCTCTATGGGGCGCAGGGCGCCAACGGCGTTATTCAACTCTTCTCGAAGAAAGGGCAGGAAGGGCCGGTGCGAATCAGCTTCAACAACAGTTACGCGAGCAACGAGTACCTGAACATCGGTAACGTGCGCAAAGCCGATATGCACGCGTTTGTAACCGACGCCAGTAATAACGTCATCGGGTCGTCGGGCAAACCCATCACGCTGGATCCCGCCACAACGACCTGGACGGAAAACGTGCAGTACAATGCCCTCGACGTCAACAGTAACGCCAACAAGCCGTACAATCAGAACCTGAAGTACTATGACCACTATGCCATGTTCTTCCGGCCGTCGCAGACTGTCAACAACTCGGTCAACGTGTCGGGGGGCGGGGCTAATTCGGACTTTAGCGTCACGCTGTCCAACAACTACCAGACGAGCAACATCAAGAATAACGGGGACTTTAACCGGACCAACCTGGTGAGCAACGTCGGGGTAACGCTGGCAAAGAACCTGAAACTACGGGCGATTACGCAGCTGGCTTACACGCGCAACACGCTGAAAGTGAGTGACCGGACGCTCATCTATTCACTGAACAACACCCGGCCTTTCGCGGATTACGACTATGTAGACCCCGATGGAAACTACGCGCCCTATTTCGGCAGCGCGTCGGGCGTAAACGGCTACAATCCGAACTACTACCTGCAGACACGTACCCACGCCGACAACAAGATCGACCTGCTGCAAAGCATGAACCTGACCTATCAGCCGATCAAGTTTTTGGATCTGAACGCTCGCTACGGGATCAACTACCAAACAGAAGACGACCGCTACATCTTCCCCAACCAGACGCAGAACCGCAACATCGTTGTGAACCCGACGTACTACGACGGCCTCAACGCACCGGACGCCAAAGGGGAAATCAGCGATTATAATTACAAAACCATCTTCCAGAATGCCTTTGCCAGCGCAACATTCAAGACGGATTTTCAGGAAGATTTCAAGCTGAGCGTGCCCATTCGGACGTCGACTTTGGTGGGTGTTGATTATCGCAAGAACGTGTATAAAGAGTTTTTTACGTACGGGACCGGTTTGCCACTCTATTCGCCCTTCACTATGGCGCAGGCAGGTACGTTCCGGACGACTGCCGACCGCACTACGCCGTTCGTTACGTACGGTGTCTTGGCGAGTCAGCAAATCGAGTATGGTGAATACGGAGGAATCACCGGTACGATTCGTAGCGATTATTCGTCGGCATTCGGTCGGGGGTCAACGCCCTTCACCTTCCCGGCGGGGAGTGTATACATCCGGCCTTCGTCGTTTAATTTCTGGCAAAACAGCGGGCTGGGACAGGTGCTGCCGGAGTTCAAAATTCGGGCGGCCTACGGTGAGGCTGGTATCCAGCCCCGCCCCTTCGACCGCTACGTAACCTTGGCCACCCGTACGCTGGGTACCAATAACGTGTTTTACTACAGCCCGGCGCAAAATAACCCCGACCTGAGCGTGGAAGTATCGCGTGAAACCGAATTTGGTACTGACTTCGCGCTCAAAGGAGGCAATGGCGCTTGGTTGCGGAAACTGAACTTCTCGTTCAGCTACTGGAAACGAAACACGGATAATGCCATCTACAACGTAGATACGGCCCCTTCGTCGGGCATTGGCACGCTGAAAGACAACGCGTTCTCGCTTGCTTCGCACGGTCTGCAATTCTCACTAAACACGACGGTCTACAAGAGCCAGGATTTCAACTGGAACCTGCTGGTCAACTTCGGACGGCAGACGTCGGAAATCACGGCGGTGAAAGGCAACGGCGAAATTGTGGTGACATCGGCGGCCGGTAGCACCAACTACGTGTTGCGCGCTGGCGAAAAAATTGGTCAATTGTTCGGGTTCGTGGCCATCCGCGACTTGAATCAGATCCTGCCCGACGGAAGCCCCGCTATCTCGGAAGCTAACAAAGGGTTGTATGAAGTGGCTAGTAACGGCTTCGTCGTGAACAAGAATACGAAACAGCCGCTTTTCAGCTCAAAGCAGTACAGCCTCGGTGACCCCAACCCGACGTTCACCTCGTCGTTCATCAACGATTTCTCCTTCCGCGACATCGTGACCCTGAACGTGCAATTCGACTGGACGCACGGCAGCCATATCTACAACCAGACCAAGTCATGGATGTACCGCGATGGGATTCACTCGGATTATGCCAACCCGATCACCATCAATGGGCAAACAGGGGCCTGGACGGCCTTCTACCGCGGCGTGTATCAGGCGGGTGCTAACAACGGGACGAAAGATTACTTCTACGAAGATGCCTCCTTTGTGCGCTTGCGGAACGTAGCACTGAGCCTGAACGTGAGCAAACTGCTGCCCCGCATTCCGTTCCGCAACCTGCAACTGCAACTGAGCGGCCGCAACCTGCTGACCTGGACCAAGTACACTGGCATGGACCCCGAAGTAAGCTCAGGGCAGACGACGGGCAACGAGAACTCAGCCTGGGACCGCGGAACCGACCACAACACCATGCCTAACCTGCGTTCGTACCAGGTTGGCCTCAATTTCGGCTTTTAATCATCTACCGTACAGCATCGATGAAATCAACACTAAAAAAGACCGCCTTCGCGCTGGCCGTGATCGGTACGATGGGGGCCTGCAAAGAGCAGCTTGACGTCAAAAACCCTAACCAGCCAACGCCCGGCAGCGCCGCCAGCGAAATCGGGGTTATTTCGCTGGGCCAGGGAACGGTTTACGTAAACGGCATGGGTACCAGCGCTGGTATCAAATATTATGATGGCGTACCCGGCGGATTCTGGACAGGCGCCATGGGTTTCCACGAACTGATGGGCGATGTGGTTGGCGAAGAAGCCGCTAATCAGTACGGCAACCAGATCGGGATGCCGGACCTGGTGACACTCGATGATGGGACGAAAGTGGCTAACCCCAGCTCGATCCCAACGCAGATTGCGTTGATCCGCACCATCAATGTGAATGCCAACGCCGGGGCCAACCCGCTGTTCTACGAATGGGCCTACATGTACAACCTGAATAATGGTATGAACAGCGTACTCGACATTGCGTCGAAAACAACGTTCAGCGGTGATGCGGCCGCGCAGGCCACGAAGCTGAACACGCTGAAAGCCTGGGCGTATTGGTGGAAGGGCTATGCCTACTCGCGCATCGGGTCAATCTACTACGCGGGTATCATCAACGACAAAGTGGGTGTGACCAACGGCAACTACGTATCGAAAGAGAAAATCATCGAGGAGGCTACGAAAAACTTTGATCTGGCCGTGACGGCGCTAAACGTCCTGGGTAGCGGCGACACCAACTACCGGACCGTTCTGGAGGGACTGATTCCGGCATTTAACCGGGTTGGTAAAGGAGTGGTGCCTACACCGGCCATGTGGATTCGGAACATCAACACCATGAAAGCCCGCAATATCCTGGTCAATACACCGGCCAAGTCAATGACGGCTGCGCAGTGGGGACAGATTCTGACGCTGACGAACGCGGGAATGACCGCTTCGGACAATACGTTTACGGGGCGCTCTAATGATAATGCCGACTTCATCAATTCCCTGAACGGTACCATCGCGTTAAAATCGACGGGCGTACCGACCTCAACGACCTACAAGATCAGCGAGCGACTGATTCAGGACTTTCCGGCGGGCGACAAGCGGCTGAGCAACAACTTCACGCAACTGGCGGCACCGGCGCTGTTCAATACCGACCGGGGTAACTCGTTCAACACGCGCTGGCAACTGGTCAACAAAGGCAAAGGACAGGCGGGCGTTGTCGTGCTGAGCAACCAGGACGTGGGCGGTTACGAACTGTATCTGGCGGGTACGTACGAAGAAAACGAACTGATGAAGGCCGAGGCCAAACTGTACACCAACGACATCGCCGGTGGGCTTAGCTCGATCGACGCCGTTCGGACGTATCAGGGCGCGGGGCTGGCCACGCTGTCGGGCCTGACGCAGGCGCAGGCACTGGAAGAACTGCGGAAAGAACGCCGGGTGGCCCTTGCGTTCCGGTCGCTGTCGTTCTACGATGCCCGCCGCTGGGGCGTGATTACCGATGGCCGGAAGGGTGCGGTGGTGATCGACAAAGCGGGTAAGCTGAACACCAACGCGACGATCAACTACAACTTCCTTGACTACTGGGACGTACCTGACAACGAACTAGCTTACAACCCGGCCGCGGCCAATAGCGCCCCGACCAAAAATCCGAAGTAAACCCGCGTTTGCTGGTTGACACGTATCTGACGAAAGCCCGATCTCTGGATCGGGCTTTCGCCTTTTATAGGCTGGTCAACGTGCATCACGCCCTGCCTGAACTGAAAAAATGGGCCTTTGTACCGCAGAAACCCGGTTTTCAAGTCAAAAATGGCGTTGCGGCTGTATCTTGCCTAATCCGTTGCCAACCTCTCTACTATGCGTCGATTCGTTACTCTGCTTTTGCTGCTTCTTGTCGCGCAGCAGTCGCTTGCCCAGTCTGAGCTAACCCCCACCAGCATCCTGTCGGAGCGTGAACGCGCCAAGTTTGTCGATGAGGTGCTGGAAGATCGCTTCGCCAACCTGCTGCCCACGCTGATGCGCCGCGAAGGCATCGACATGTGGATCATCATTTCCCGCGAATACAACGAAGATCCGGTCCTGAAAACCATGCTGCCCAGCACCTGGCTATCGGCGCGGCGACGCACCATCATGGTGTTCTTCGACCGGGGAGCGAAAGAGGGGGTTGAGCGGCTGGCCATTGCCCGCTACGACGTGGGTAACCTGCTCAAAGGCGCCTGGGACATCGACGTACGGCCTAATCAGTGGGAAGCCCTAGCCGCCATTATTCAGGAGCGGAAGCCAAAGAAGATTGGCCTGAACCGCTCGGCCAATTATGCCCATGCCGACGGCCTGACGGCGACCGAGCAAACGGAATTTCTGGAAAAACTGCCCGCCGAGTACCAGAAACGCATTGTGTCGGCCGAAAAACTGGCCGTCGGCTGGCTCGAAACACGTACCCCGAAGGAGAT comes from Fibrella aestuarina BUZ 2 and encodes:
- a CDS encoding SusC/RagA family TonB-linked outer membrane protein, which encodes MRRLLLLSILLVCATWSAGWAQERKITGRVTADGDGGAIPGASIVLKGTTRGANTDAEGNFSMMVPEKGGKLIVSFVGTVTQEIEVGNQSVVNVRLVTDARQLSEVVVTGVGVATSKTKLGIAVESVSAKDLPPAPTASIDQALVGKIAGAQIVSANGTPGARANILLRGINTVNRGTAPIVLLDGIQVGATDLNTLDLSSIDRVEVVQGAAASTLYGAQGANGVIQLFSKKGQEGPVRISFNNSYASNEYLNIGNVRKADMHAFVTDASNNVIGSSGKPITLDPATTTWTENVQYNALDVNSNANKPYNQNLKYYDHYAMFFRPSQTVNNSVNVSGGGANSDFSVTLSNNYQTSNIKNNGDFNRTNLVSNVGVTLAKNLKLRAITQLAYTRNTLKVSDRTLIYSLNNTRPFADYDYVDPDGNYAPYFGSASGVNGYNPNYYLQTRTHADNKIDLLQSMNLTYQPIKFLDLNARYGINYQTEDDRYIFPNQTQNRNIVVNPTYYDGLNAPDAKGEISDYNYKTIFQNAFASATFKTDFQEDFKLSVPIRTSTLVGVDYRKNVYKEFFTYGTGLPLYSPFTMAQAGTFRTTADRTTPFVTYGVLASQQIEYGEYGGITGTIRSDYSSAFGRGSTPFTFPAGSVYIRPSSFNFWQNSGLGQVLPEFKIRAAYGEAGIQPRPFDRYVTLATRTLGTNNVFYYSPAQNNPDLSVEVSRETEFGTDFALKGGNGAWLRKLNFSFSYWKRNTDNAIYNVDTAPSSGIGTLKDNAFSLASHGLQFSLNTTVYKSQDFNWNLLVNFGRQTSEITAVKGNGEIVVTSAAGSTNYVLRAGEKIGQLFGFVAIRDLNQILPDGSPAISEANKGLYEVASNGFVVNKNTKQPLFSSKQYSLGDPNPTFTSSFINDFSFRDIVTLNVQFDWTHGSHIYNQTKSWMYRDGIHSDYANPITINGQTGAWTAFYRGVYQAGANNGTKDYFYEDASFVRLRNVALSLNVSKLLPRIPFRNLQLQLSGRNLLTWTKYTGMDPEVSSGQTTGNENSAWDRGTDHNTMPNLRSYQVGLNFGF
- a CDS encoding RagB/SusD family nutrient uptake outer membrane protein; the protein is MKSTLKKTAFALAVIGTMGACKEQLDVKNPNQPTPGSAASEIGVISLGQGTVYVNGMGTSAGIKYYDGVPGGFWTGAMGFHELMGDVVGEEAANQYGNQIGMPDLVTLDDGTKVANPSSIPTQIALIRTINVNANAGANPLFYEWAYMYNLNNGMNSVLDIASKTTFSGDAAAQATKLNTLKAWAYWWKGYAYSRIGSIYYAGIINDKVGVTNGNYVSKEKIIEEATKNFDLAVTALNVLGSGDTNYRTVLEGLIPAFNRVGKGVVPTPAMWIRNINTMKARNILVNTPAKSMTAAQWGQILTLTNAGMTASDNTFTGRSNDNADFINSLNGTIALKSTGVPTSTTYKISERLIQDFPAGDKRLSNNFTQLAAPALFNTDRGNSFNTRWQLVNKGKGQAGVVVLSNQDVGGYELYLAGTYEENELMKAEAKLYTNDIAGGLSSIDAVRTYQGAGLATLSGLTQAQALEELRKERRVALAFRSLSFYDARRWGVITDGRKGAVVIDKAGKLNTNATINYNFLDYWDVPDNELAYNPAAANSAPTKNPK